One Spinacia oleracea cultivar Varoflay chromosome 4, BTI_SOV_V1, whole genome shotgun sequence DNA segment encodes these proteins:
- the LOC130472251 gene encoding pentatricopeptide repeat-containing protein At1g18485-like, which translates to MPNRELDNWNSLIIESLHNRNPRNCFGMFKKMMEENIWQNLVSLINLLRASTKVKSLTLGVLVHGIIVISGLIPNLVVRTALLTMYSKLGSLKNASLMFKVEKLINRKWEGERSPFTPFYGFDDAVDILQKSIRQARRRRAIDEIKFYDKEAVEISAKLLEKLHCLELQNYNPEFYTAWNYRKLDVEYFLSQPGSNPVSILNEELRVNQCVNSEKTLSLNFDVSGVLFDRSDKELFCLVKCSLQMYAKFGEADPSRLLFDHLYPKGLIARTAMISSYAQIGYTSEALDIFICN; encoded by the exons ATGCCTAACAGAGAATTGGATAACTGGAATTCTCTGATAATTGAGAGTTTACATAATAGGAACCCTAGGAATTGTTTTGGGATGTTTAAGAAAATGATGGAGGAGAATATTTGGCAAAATTTGGTCTCTTTGATAAATCTTTTGAGAGCTAGCACAAAAGTGAAATCCTTGACATTAGGGGTGTTGGTTCATGGTATAATTGTTATTAGCGGCCTTATTCCAAATTTAGTTGTAAGAACTGCATTGTTGACTATGTACTCCAAACTAGGTAGCTTAAAGAATGCGAGTTTGATGTTCAAG GTTGAAAAATTGATAAATAGAAAATGGGAAGGGGAAAGATCTCCATTTACCCCATTTTATGGGTTTGATGATGCAGTCGATATTCTGCAAAAGTC TATAAGACAAGCACGTAGAAGGAGAGCAATTGACGAAATCAAATT TTACGACAAAGAAGCTGTAGAAATCAGCGCAAAGCTGCTTGAGAAACTACACTGCCTGGAACTCCAGAATTATAATCCAGAATTCTACACTGCCTGGAACTATCGGAAACTTGATGTTGAGTATTTTCTGAGTCAACCCGGTTCCAATCCTGTCTCTATTCTGAATGAGGAACTCCGCGTT AATCAATGTGTAAACTCAGAGAAGACTCTTTCTCTCAATTTTGATGTTTCAGGTGTTTTATTCGACCGTTCAGATAAAGAGCTTTTCTGCTTGGTGAAGTG CTCTTTGCAAATGTATGCAAAGTTTGGTGAAGCGGACCCATCTCGGCTACTATTTGACCACCTTTATCCAAAGGGTCTTATTGCTCGGACTGCAATGATATCTTCTTATGCTCAAATTGGGTACACGAGTGAGGCTCTCGATATATTTATATGCAATTAG